In Oxobacter pfennigii, the DNA window GGCACCATAGGAAAGCTTCTGCCCTTTATTTTCTTTGCGGGACTGGAGACTCACTGCGGCGAGCCCTTTAACGGCATAAGCGCAAGTTTATTGAGCTCCATGACAACTTCCCTTATGGAGGCAAATTTAGATCTTTGCGATACTTATGAAGGGTATACCGCCCCTCCCCCCGTATGCTTAAAGCAGCAGGATTTAAAATCCTTGTATTCGGTTTCAACACCTAATTTTTCCTATGCTTATTATAATTATTTTACCCTTAACTCTACGCCTGAAGAGGTGCTGTCGAAGGTGAAAGCCCTATGCCATAAGGCTTTTGAATTAAGCATAGAAAAGATGCAGTCACATGAAATAAAATACGCAGAGCTGACTAAACACAAAAAGGCAGGTTTAAATATAAAGCCTACCATATTATTCTATGAAGAACTTTTAAGTATGATTGAAAAAAAGGGAATAAGCGTTGAAATCATAAAGGAAAAATATAAAGATACGGGAATGGATACAAGGGATATGACGTCTCATATAATTTCTGACATGCTAAAATGCATTCCGGAGCTCCGGCCAGTCATTGTAGTATCCTTAGCCCCGCCCTATTATCCTCATAGAAAGGCAGATAATGATTTCAAAAACATATTGGATATAAGCAAAAAGCTTATAGATATGTCCAATGAAGAGTTTAGCGAAGATCTCATCCACAGGGACTTTTTCCCCGGGCTGTGCGATTTAAGCTATTTGGGATTTGATAATCCGTACAACTACTTCACCTTAAAATCAAATATGCCTGTAATGGATGTATCCTATACCCTTCCTATAACCGCCCTTAAT includes these proteins:
- a CDS encoding M20/M25/M40 family metallo-hydrolase is translated as MDLSSNILNTLNRLCNIKSTSGTVEETLAAREIYSIISEIGYFKKHNENLILHDIKNDPFERKYITAMLKMGNSKKLTVLLSHFDVVGIEEFGNLKEYAYTPLEYTDRLKYEALPQKAKDDLDTDDWLFGRGTMDMKCGLAIHIEIMRYLYENNIELDGGILLLTVPDEENSSAGMLSAVNYLSELKDEGYEIKGVINCEPYFPEHPDDDNKYIYTGTIGKLLPFIFFAGLETHCGEPFNGISASLLSSMTTSLMEANLDLCDTYEGYTAPPPVCLKQQDLKSLYSVSTPNFSYAYYNYFTLNSTPEEVLSKVKALCHKAFELSIEKMQSHEIKYAELTKHKKAGLNIKPTILFYEELLSMIEKKGISVEIIKEKYKDTGMDTRDMTSHIISDMLKCIPELRPVIVVSLAPPYYPHRKADNDFKNILDISKKLIDMSNEEFSEDLIHRDFFPGLCDLSYLGFDNPYNYFTLKSNMPVMDVSYTLPITALNNINIGGINIGVMGKDVHKYTERLNMPYSFKVTPHLVLCAVKEFLK